The following coding sequences lie in one Stigmatopora argus isolate UIUO_Sarg chromosome 5, RoL_Sarg_1.0, whole genome shotgun sequence genomic window:
- the prf1.5 gene encoding perforin 1.5, whose amino-acid sequence MPGFQRSSLLVVSLVLALAITLEICKACQLGSATDCEKAPFVPGYNLAGEGFDVVRMRRTGAYVINVKGHLADNDTCTLCTNRFHKGQIERLPAAVLDWRPFSRCSKQLSSALHHSVDSLLRRSSSLVNNNWSVGLSLDKIGKVVLGGSRSDLAKFARSQHSMDKATFAIHEISCTYYSYRLADHPQLSAEFIKHLARLSRNIMPNESKAMYRRLIDTYGTHYIHQVQLGGRVRRITAFRTCLATLKGFKEVEIKNCLNAELRMALGFLPANASFSNKCDNLMKGNMSMGFYQGFMTHKTEVIGGEKYFPDILYQQDPSEAYQSWMNSLQDNPDVVSYGISPLHHLVEDPQISANLRAIISEYIQENKLQEDELAFKKCSPTPNLDHNCCPLRGGRGTLTLEIIRAAGLKADTFTKTDAFVKIFYNGMYEETSTVMDDNNPVWNATYGFGSVEVGQELRFEVWDRDVIYNDQAGVCIIFPERGHHSLSCQLRKGVLYFSYSIKCDAHLSGYRCGRYSPTTE is encoded by the exons ATGCCAGGATTCCAACGAAGTAGCTTATTAGTAGTCTCATTGGTGTTGGCATTGGCAATCACCCTGGAGATCTGCAAAGCATGTCAGCTTGGGTCTGCAACGGATTGCGAAAAAGCACCCTTCGTGCCTGGCTACAACCTGGCTGGGGAGGGTTTTGATGTTGTCCGGATGCGCCGAACGGGGGCGTACGTCATTAATGTCAAGGGTCATCTGGCTGACAACGATACATGCACACTGTGTACAAACCGCTTCCACAAAGGACAG ATTGAGCGGCTTCCAGCAGCTGTGCTGGACTGGCGCCCCTTCAGCCGTTGCAGCAAGCAGCTTAGTAGTGCCCTCCACCACTCTGTGGACTCCCTGCTGCGCCGTTCCAGCTCACTGGTGAACAACAACTGGAGCGTTGGTTTGAGCCTGGATAAAATTGGCAAGGTCGTGCTGGGAGGAAGCCGCTCGGACTTGGCTAAATTCGCACGATCTCAGCATAGCATGGACAAAGCTACTTTTGCCATCCATGAAATCAGTTGCACCTACTACAG TTACAGACTGGCTGATCACCCCCAGCTAAGCGCAGAGTTTATAAAGCATCTGGCCAGACTCTCACGGAATATCATGCCAAACGAGAGCAAAGCCATGTACAGACGACTTATTGACACCTATGGGACACATTACATCCACCAG GTTCAACTCGGTGGCAGAGTGAGACGAATCACAGCCTTCAGGACCTGCCTAGCCACACTCAAAGGCTTCAAAGAGGTGGAGATTAAAAACTGCCTGAATGCCGAACTCCGCATGGCCTTAGGTTTCCTCCCTGCCAACGCATCCTTTTCCAATAAGTGTGACAACCTAATGAAGGGAAACATGAGCATGGGTTTTTATCAAGGATTCATGACCCATAAGACTGAGGTCATTGGAGGGGAAAAATACTTTCCTGACATCCTCTACCAACAGGACCCTTCTGAAGCCTACCAAAGCTGGATGAACAGCCTCCAAGACAACCCAGACGTGGTCTCTTATGGGATTTCCCCTTTGCATCATCTGGTTGAAGACCCTCAGATTAGCGCAAACCTGAGAGCAATTATCTCAGAGTACATTCAAGAGAACAAGCTGCAGGAGGACGAGCTGGCTTTCAAGAAATGCTCTCCGACCCCAAACCTGGACCACAACTGCTGTCCTTTGCGGGGTGGTCGTGGAACTCTCACACTGGAGATCATCAGAGCTGCCGGTCTCAAGGCTGACACCTTCACCAAAACTGACGCCTTTGTTAAGATCTTCTATAACGGAATGTACGAGGAGACGTCAACAGTGATGGATGACAATAACCCTGTGTGGAACGCCACCTATGGTTTTGGTTCAGTGGAGGTGGGGCAGGAGTTACGGTTTGAAGTCTGGGACAGAGATGTTATTTACAACGATCAAGCAGGGGTTTGTATCATCTTTCCCGAACGAGGACATCATTCTTTGAGCTGTCAACTGCGGAAAGGAGTCCTCTACTTTTCGTACAGCATCAAATGCGACGCTCACTTGTCAGGTTACAGGTGTGGACGGTACTCGCCCACAACTGAGTAA
- the rfk gene encoding riboflavin kinase, whose translation MKSLPYFCRGEVVRGFGRGSKELGIPTANFPPCVVEHLPADISTGIYYGWACVGNGDLHKMVMSIGWNPYYKNTKKSMETHVIHNFKEDFYGETLSVVMVGYIRPERSYDSLEALIAAINDDISEAKVQLERPEHLKLCDDNFFTGHSASSSTASSPPPPASPTFINGH comes from the exons ATGAAGAGCCTGCCGTACTTCTGTCGGGGAGAGGTCGTTCGAGGCTTCGGCAGAGGCAGCAAAGAACTCGGGATTCCCACAG cCAACTTCCCCCCCTGCGTGGTGGAGCACCTACCAGCTGACATCAGCACGGGCATCTACTAtggctgggcctgcgtgggcaaCGGCGACCTGCACAAGATGGTGATGAGTATCGGCTGGAACCCCTACTACAAGAACACCAAAAAGTCCATG GAGACTCATGTGATCCACAATTTCAAAGAAGACTTCTATGGAGAGACCCTCAGCGTGGTCATGGTGGGCTACATCCGTCCCGAGAGAAGCTACGACTCACTGG AGGCTCTGATCGCTGCCATCAACGACGACATCTCGGAGGCCAAGGTGCAGCTGGAGCGACCCGAGCATCTCAAGCTCTGCGATGACAATTTCTTCACTGGCCATTCCGCTTCCTCTTCCACGGCCTCCTCACCCCCTCCCCCTGCTTCACCTACATTCATCAACGGACACTGA